The genomic window TTTGAAGGCTTTTTTCTTCCAACAACCATTGTGGCGaataaaaatcaatcagcaACGTGTTATTTTATCTTGAAGAGCTGTCAAAACAGTTAGAGGGAGTTtatcagctgctgctgacagaagAAGAGCAGCCACAAAgtcacatgtgtttgtgttgtgatttATTGGCTGGTGTTGGTGAACGTACCCATTTTAGCTGGTCGGTGGGAGCAAACATCAATCAGGATAGTTTGCAGGTTGGCAAAGATGTGTTCTTTGGGCATGTCGAgctgagaagaggagagaaaataaataatatgaccACTGCAACcaaacaaaatgcattttacatAACATAGATATTTTGTTTTCCTGGTCTTGTCTCAcctttacattttctgtttctgaaatCTGCTGCTGTAGGCCTGTCACAACAACTACTTTTGTTGCACGATGAATTGTCACAGAAATAATTGGGCTAAACAATATAACtgtcattttgagaccatttCATGCCACTGATAtgatgacaaaacaattgtgtaataatgcaagtacaccctttcaaagagcaatgaaCTTTTTATTCTTAGGAATATTCAGACATTACAATTAGAAtatgaaaaaagtaaaaataatttttagaAAGTTTAGCCAGTGTGCTGCcagaatatatgtatatatgttaaatgatttttaagaccttttcaagataatttttaattaaatttaagactaaTTTTCTTTCGGACAAATCATCTTTTCTCTTTCAAGCGTTGCAGGTAAGTATGAAGTTAAGTAGTGTATATGGGGTCCCACACAGAGGTAGGTTTCATGAAGAAATATGGTTgttagagtgagttaggttaatctGTGTTTTGATCACAAGGTATGTCAGGTTCttaagatttgtaacatcagaaatgcaGACTTCACGCAGAGAAGCTCGACTTATTttgataaaaagaaattaaagatgAGAAAAATAAACTAGATAAAATGTTTCTGGCAATAAAGAGCTCACAGATTCACATGTAAGACTATTTACTGACTTTAAAGGCCTAATATttatcaaattaaatttaagacattttaaaggacctgcagacaccctgcatACGATAAATCCATTACACActtatcatgacaggcctagCCTTTAGATAAATACAACTACAGTCATGATGTGCTGCCTTTAActctttgaaacctggagtgatgccatttttcttgtgctgctttcagatgcctttcTCAAGTTTGAAcatttgaaccctgagcaaattggtgcaatgtctttcaaaaacacggggaaaaaaggcaattagcatcttggtaagaaatgttccACAAAAATCTCaggagaaaaaattaaaaaagctcagtaacaactatatttataattatcattaatacatatttaaagttatgttacagaattattatcattttaagctctttttccaggtaatttccttgtttgtttttaacttttcttgctttaaattttctctttttactaatttcttgctacttttttgggtcatttcctCCCTCTTTGCTCCTTGCCTTCTTCCCGTGTCTTTGAAAGACACCAGGCAATTTGCTCAGGTTACAAAGGGTTAAATTTAACTTGTGAGGCTGTATTCTTAAGTATGACAATGACACATGCAGAGTCTTCAGCTGGTGTTTGTTCTGGGAACCTGACGAGCAACTTATGttccttttcaaaaatggcgaataattttgtgttttccacGTCATACAAGATGGTACAACACGTATGAAAGCTTTGATCAGAACAAGACTGAACCCCTCCCCAGCTGAAACTCCCTCGCTGATTTTTGCAATTTGAAACTACTTTATAATCTTTTGCAATTCAAACTGATCCTGGTGGGAACTCAAATGTAGAAGCACAATTGTATTTCATGCCTAAATAAACCCAAACACTCCCCACAGTCTCTAAACTTTTTCCACTTTAACttgtaaaatttaaaatgtaaaactgccTCGTCCCCAGACACTGAAAGCCTCCTCTGAGCTGCTGTTGATGACAGAAAGACGTTCAACCTAACATCTCACTAACAGCTATAATAATCCCACTCAGCGCTCTGCAGCCGTTTGTTGAGACGTACCGTTCCGATCTGGGTCCTGACGaagcagttgctctccaccatGTACTCGTGACCCGTTTTAAACAACTCTAGCATCTTCGAAATCTGGACCCCGACTGTGCCTGAGTgtcaacagagagagaaagagaaaagaattGATTGTCTTCTTTATCTTATTAAAGCAGGTTTTGAATCCCAGGACTTTTTCACGAGTTAAAGCAAATTAACCTTCGATCTGCCAAAGATGCAGCTTACCTCTCCTGCTCTTTGGAAACTTCTTcctcagtttgtttttcagtggtAGAATCTTGGGCAGTATTTCTGGCACTGCTATGTAGAAGTCTGCTGAGATCTCATCATCTAAAATCTGGAAGTGAATAAAATGTTATTGAATGAAACTTTAAAGACACCAGGAGGAGTCTTAAAGGAGtacttcacctacaaaatgaccatttgtatatcaataatACAGAAAACTTTGTTCTTCTCTCATGCCTTTTTGTAAAACGGTGAACATACTGActtaaaactgaactgacagTGAAGCCTGTtgatgctctcttcaaagccacacTCCAgtactaagatttttttttgcgaAAATGCtgtgtttaggaagtactgagaaaacaactggataaatgagtctTGAATTAAGGCTTGGATATACTTTTGCATTAGAAGAGCTGGAGTCACGCGGACGTACACGCGGTTCTATAGTTTATAGATGTTCAGAGTATAATTGATGGTTCGCTTCAGCCCCGGCTGTAAACAGGAGGACTGGGAGGTGAGCTTACCGACCTCCTATGGCCAACATcaggtgaaagtgaaactaaacaGGCTGCACATGGACATCCACATAGTGGTCAGTGCTGACCCTTGCAGATATGTATGGACGATAAGATTTACACCACATGGATGTAAAGCTGACCACCGCGGTTATGTGGgtgcagaaacattttcttttaagattattttttagggctcttttttttgccttttattacAGAACAGCTAGAAAGTGACAGGAAAGGTctctataaaaatatatattagggaccatttgttatttatgagaAAAATGTGGGAAGCATGttagacatttttttaagcactgaggGGGGAcgtatgttttttattttggcctaGGAAAGGGACACACAACTTTAAATGATTGTACTTTGTATTCCTTTTACTGCTGATTACAGAACTTGCACCATTTATCAAAGAAAGaaactataaaaacagaaattatcattggattttcaGATGTATGGCTGttcttgaacacatcatgtgtgacaaatgtttccgtcagaaataaacataatcaaatctgagcttaaaatagtgatatttcatcaaaatcaacTCATTCTACGTCTCATCATCTCAAAATTAAACCGTTAGCATGAACTAACCTGCAAAAAACGATGCCTTTTTTCAACTTCAGAAtctcatcttcaacttttaactgtTATTTTGACATCTAATAATTAATTTACGGTGGAGGGAGGGTCGTGCATTCACTGCCAGTCACTCAAAGAGAAATATCTGTAGCTTCAGCAAgggtcaaagaaaaaaaacaaaaactgatgtGACACCCCAGCAACCCCCGTAATGTGATGAATAAAGATCATTCCCTTAACGAAAGGGAACAGGAGTGGATCATGTGGTAGAAACTGATATCACAACAGCTGTATTTTACCAATATTGATATGTATATCATATAAATAATCAAACTGATGTTTAATGCAATGAGCTGTGCTCCACTGTTACACACTGCATCAGACAAAAGTCTAAAAATGTCTGAAAGAAAAACTTTAATGCCTCATTTTATTCGTTTTTATCTTTCCATTGCTTGATTTGAGAAATATGCTTTGTAACAAGATTTTACAATCATACTGCTAAAATAAAATTCCAGATGAACTAAAAAACTTGATCTGAACCTACAGTAAATGCTATATATACCCTTGATACACCTCAATTTAACCGACTCACCGGCTGCATGAGCTCTACTCCTCCAGCCAACATCGCTCCGTTCTCCTGGGCAACCTTCACTAGATTAGCATCCTGCAGAGAAAACCAGAACAACGTCACCCATTTAAATCTGATGCGGGGTGTGTCAAAGTCTGGCAGACCCCACCAGTCCCATTCATTACGGTCGTTAACATGCAACATCTAAGTTACAACCCACAACCTGTGCTCCTCGACAGGAATATTAATCAAACGCCGCTTGTAGGATTCCGTGATCAAAACACCCGAGCCCATTCattacagacaaataaaaaggTGCTGCTGCACATCTGAATCATGTTCAGACAATATTAAAGCAATTCATCAACAGCAGGTAATCAATTGGCTATGAAATTAAGATTCAGTGAGGCTGAgggggtgaaaaataaaagtttttacctCAGTAAATACTAAAACTTTGTTCATCTCTGTCTTGAAGGGGTGCGGTAAGGTCAACGTGCTGACAAAGGGGTCGACTTTTTtctgtgaggagaaaaaaaagattcaatTATTAGAGTTTTAAAGCCTCAGCATGCTCCAGCAAATAAAAGGATTCAGGAGGAGAGATAAGAAGAAGGAGGGATGTCAATCAAAGAGAAAGCTCAGATAATCAAGTATTAAATCTCTTCCGTTGCcactttaatttttcatttctctGGAGTGTTCTTAATTCATTATGCAAAGGAACATTGGTTCTGCATGGttctgcagagacagacagatgagagCGAGGCTGTGAGCAAGTCTGTCTCATGTGGGCTGTCTGGAcaacacagcagctctgcagctctgtgatgTGGAAACAAACTCATGAGGTTTTtattcctctgtgtctctctgtttttcgCTGATTAACCAAAACTGCTCAGGTTGACTGATGCAGGAAATATCACTCAGACTGGTGGATTAATGGATATACACCAGTGAATTCAGAGGAGCCAAGAGCTGTTAAGATGCAGAACTCACCAAGTCACTCCAGAGAGCCAGCTTTGAGTGCAGACATGGTATAGCAATACAGATGTGACAATTTCGGTATATAACCCAACCGTTTAAGTTCTTTTTTGTCAAGTGCACAACAGTTACAGTGACGTTGTCTTTGGCAAGGAAAATAACAGATCTCAGACTCCCTTCAACTGTGCTCCTAAAGATacatacaccaatcagccaagaCATTAAAACTACTAAAAGATGAAGTGAATAAAATAGAtaatcttgttacagtgcaatctTCTCTTTTCCACTACCCAACACATGCCACACCatgctcaggaatggttcaagAAACATGACACAGAAGTTAAGgcgtcgacctggcctccaaattctcAACATCCTAATCTGCTTGAGGATTTGTAGGATGTGCTGGTACTCCAGAAGGTACCCCAAATCCATAGTGGGTCTTCCTTGGATTGGACTTGGAGATGGACACAGGGCCTCTgagggtgtcctgtggtgtctggcgcCAGGGTGCTGGCAGCAGATCATCTGAGcactgtgggttgtgaggtggggaaCCATTCTGTCCCACAGATGTTCAGTCAGATTGGGATCAGAGGAATCTGGAGGCCAAGTCGACGCTTTGAGCTCTTGTCCTGTTCttcgggccattcctgagcagtccggctgtggctcagaggaagagcgggtcgtccaccaaacAGAAGATCTGCAGTTAGATcctcggctcctccagtccgcatgtcgaagtatccttgggcaagatactgaaccccaaattgctcctgatagCTGTTCCGtcgatgtgtgagtgtgtgaatagTTACtgggtagcaggtggcaccatgtatggcaGCCTCAGcacaccagtgtgtgaatgtgtgtgtgaaggggtgAAGGTggcgtagtgtaaaaagcgatTTGAGTGGTAGGAAGACTAgaaggtccatttaccatttttgcagtgtggcatggcacATTGTCCTCCTAGGGGGTTGCCATGAGGAGAGGTATTTGGTcggcaacagtgtttgggtgggtggtgtgtgtcaggtggcatccacatgaatgtgaGGACCAAAGGTTTTCTAGTAAAAGATTGCATTGAGTCAAgctgttattcacttcacctgtcattGGTTTTAATGGTGTGGCTGGTTGGTGTACATATAAAATACATAAGAAAAATTACGTAAGTGCAACACAAACTAATTAAAATCTAAGACATAAAATAGCGGAGCAGCTGAAATATaggaatatactgtatgtgtgtaataGTTCCATTTGGgtttgcacaaaaacaaaacccttGGCATTATTAACTTCGGTGTGCATATGTAATAATTAAACCCTGAGctgatgtttctgctgttttGTTCACCCCATTTATATCAATAGGTGTTAAAATATTAGTGTAAATGAAACCTTTGAGGACTGAGATAACTGTATGCATCACCACAGCTGCTTGTTGGATGGTTGAATAGCTTATAAACCCCCAAACTTTTCCAAAGTCAAAactgtgagagctgcttcagaCAACTTCTGTAACTTTACTAAACCAACTATGTTGTTATCACCATATTTTAACAATATGGCGTCCCCTCTGACAGCTGGCTATCCACTCTGCCTTCTGGTGTGGCTTTTCAGAACCGACATAAATACTTTGGATTTCCGACATGGTTGGACAACACGTCGTAGGAACCACTTTTTCTCGCCATAACCCAGACATTAAGATGCTACATAACCTTTCAAGTCTGGCCAGGGGCCATTGCTGTACGTCCTCCCCTATTTCTCTCACCTCATTTTGTTCAGCTCtcttctgtttcctgtctgacaGAAGCGAAATTGCCCCCTAAAAacactttcacagcaaaacaactcTTCAAATCTCTTCATCCACTCACTCTGTCGTTAcctttttttccagtttcaTGTCTAGCCTCAGATCGATGTAAACAGGTTGATTGTGGGGAGCGAAGTCCAACTTCTGAAAGTTCTTCAGCATGTCGATGGCGTCTCCTGCGTCATAGATCGCCTGGGGGTAGAACCTCATAACATACACGTCGTCCACGGGCGCCCACGCTGTCTTGCCGAAAGGCTTatgtctgtctttgtcatcGATGACCACCCTTGGTTTCTTCGCCTTCTCTGTGTCCTCCTCCTTTTGTGCCCTGACAAACAATGAGGGAGATGTTGAACAGAGAAGTATCAGGTCATCAAGCCTACCTCTGTCTGCTCTTGATTTTATACGTCACTGCACATGGTGACATTTCTATCTACTAAGTGAACAACAAGCTTGTACTGGTAGGCAGCTCCATAATGTGCAAAGGTGTTGCAGGGTAAAGCAAAATGGTGTTGAAAAACAGCTCCAGAGTCAGACTCTCTGGAGGAAGATCTTGAAAGTTTGTTTTACTGAACTGAGGGTTTGTAAACTCACTTGACAGCTGCGAAAGTCCTGACGGGCAGATTCCTCTGTGCAGTCGGTGAGATGCCGGTGTAGGCAGGAGCACCGGCTCTCAACAGCTGCCTCTGACATCCTGCTAAAactggaaaagagaaaaaaaaagcagttgaGAAATGAAAACATACAGAGCTGGGTTACAGATGACATCCTCCATTTAACACACGCAGATGTTGTTCTCTCTTTATGTGACACACAACATGAAACTGTATACCAGAGATAGAGACATTATCTGCAAAGTGTATGTGTCAGGGTTTATCTCTGCCAGACTAAAGCAGACTGCATCCAATGTTTGTGCTATTTGCATGAAGTTGGAATTATTCGATAATATTTGTCGGCGGAGGAATATCTGCCTGCGCCAATATCATTTTATCAATGTGTCAGAGAGCTAGCTgttttgcaaaacaaaatgtgcttAGCAAAAGTAAATACTTGTGTCAACTTGTCCACTGACACTAGTTAACATGCCACCAGTGCCTCTTTTAAGTTCACCAtcaaaagcacttttataaatcCTGCTGTTAATTATAAGTAATAAATCTCAGGACGCCTGCAGGGATGTGTGCTGGGAAAATCTGCCTCATGTCGGCGAGGTCTGTTTGAGCTTCAAAGACTGTGTGCAGGATGCAAAGCAATTCATTTAATCAGGTTTTAATTTGTTGAAGTGTTGTGGTTAGTCATGGGCACGCAGAGACCGATCCAAAACCATCGAGAATCAGAATCGAGGTAATTTACTGGTAGGTTTAATGTACAAGGAATCTACTTTGATGTATTGGTGCATAACAATAAGCATAATAAGGGAAAATACAAATTGAGGCAAGTACTACAAGGCAAGAATAAGAAATATCTAACAGCAAGACtacaataaaatatcaaaaaatacaatgaaaatgaaaagacgTGCAAAACACAATATGTATAATATATCTCTCtgacatatacagtatgtgcacaaTTTAAGTGTAACCAACAGGAAGATACAGTTTTCTGTATTactgctctttgttttgtttgtttgtttgtttatttcaacataCAGTTCAGCTCTTTTCGACACGGAGCAGGTTATAAAGCCCATAACACTGGACGTTGCCTGTTATTACATTTTCTGCACGAAACTGCGTTCAGAAATCTGACAATTTAACACACCCTCGCTTTTAAGTACAAGTAAATATGCAAAATAACATTACTTCAAACCTAGATTTACTCATTAATAGTAAGTCTTCGTTTCGGCATACATATAAACATCTAAGCAGCACTTTAAATTAACTAAATAACGACTTTTTGAAGTCATTACCACTTCTCGTCACCGCCTACTACTACGTGTAATGTCAAGGACGCTCTGAAATAAAACGGTTAACAGTATTTAATTAAAGCCCCCCTTGTTAATTATATTTACGCCGAATGCAATGTAGAACTCCAGTAATTCAGATATGATCTTAAGTGATGTGTCTCCATGTAAGGAAATCGTCGATACGCAAGGGAACAGTAAAATTAACACACTTTTGGTAGCTGTATTCATTAACAAGGATGGCTAGCTAACGGAGTAACACGTAAGCTAACAGGCTATAATGACTGATAACTGAGACGAGGAGCCAAAGCGGAACCCTGAAATAAATAGCATGTACTTCTCTTTTAAATACATGACGTGAATGTTTACTGTCACTTAGAATAAAGTCAATTACATATAAACATCTGACCTTTCCACACACTCCGCGTGCAGGTTGCCATGTCTGGGAATGACGCTGTTCCGTGTGGAAACAGCGGTACGTGCTAAACAGTTCCGCCTGGAGAGTACAAACCAAACCTCCATGCAAAAACTGCCAATCTATGATTATCTTCACTACTGGTAAATACTGAATGCTTAAATAAAATTCCAAGTTACTATGTGGAATTGCTCGGGTCCATTTTTATATTCGGGATAGGTTTGATACACCAGTATTCACTTGTTAAGTAAATATAGTATAGTTTGACTTAGATGAGCATTTAGCAACTTCCAAAATATAGACAGAAATCCATAAAACTAAAGTTTAGCTTGAGGAAATGTATGCCGAATTTTCCAGTGGTGTCTATATATTATATAGTAAAAGGATACATGAATCGATTAATGGCAAGCTAATTTTCTTTCTATTTGATATTAAATTGAGATTTAAAAGGAGTTTGGTCATGCTTTGAGCTAAACCAGGAAATGCTACGCTCACACTGGGATTTTCTCATAGTGGAAACGGcgtcttgtgttttattttgttcttaaattaaaaaaaggaaacgaTTTTCCAAATTTTGACATGATATGAACAAGGGAGAAAATCTGGGGGTGCATGCCGTGTGCGGACGAGTACGAGCGGAAGTCGCGTTTGTTGTTCTTCCTTCTGTTTCCGAGACGTTCAGGGTCTAAACGGGTTCAACAGCCGTGTCTGCATGTCTCTACCAATTCCCTCTATAAATCGTCTTCTACCGCTCCCGAATGAAGGTAATAACAATTCTGATTTTGTTCTCACTCTGCGGACACGCTGTCCAGGTTGTCCCGGGTTATATTTCACAGTTAAATCCGCTTCCGATTGTGCCAGCACCGTCTACCCCCGCACCGCGTCGGTAAGCCCGGGCGGCGTGCGCCCTGCTGCCGCTAGCCAAACAAATCCAGCGCCGTGCTTCAGAGCTCACCAGGCGGTTAACGTGTGTGTGCGGTGTTTCGGTTGTATTTTAATAGTTTCAACAGTGTGAAAGGTTTAAATAGACACAACCAGAGGGCGTGTTTACCTCGTTGCCAGGTGTGACAGCTGGTGAGCGGTGGGCCGAACTTGTCCTGAACGGGCCCCCATCCATGTAACGTTACGTGCTTGTCACTTTTGACATTACAGCTATGTTTGGACGCTCAGCTGTTGGCGCAGTTGCCATTGCAACATATTTTCCATTTACAAAAAACTCCCGCCTTGTTAGAATAACGTTAATGACACAGTCACCAAAGCAGCTGATTTGGGGTTCAGCACTCGGTGATCTGTCACAGCCCCCCGGAGCCTCAAATGTTATCGACCCCAGCTTGAGATGAAAGCCGCCGTCGCAACAGTCTCCGTGCGGCTGATATGACCCGCTGCCAGCAGGCCGTATATCTGCCCGCAGCCGCTTACTTGTGACCCAGAAGTGTGTAAACAAGTTATGTAAGTCCTCTCCAAACTTGTTCACCCTCAGCCGACCTCATGGCGACTGGATTCATAATATCATGCACCCTGCtcctttcttttctgtcacttATTTTGCTCACACGCACCATGTTCACATGTCAGTGGATAATAAATAACAAGTCACGCAACATAATGTGTGTCCCTGAGCCGTGCAGGCAGCAGTACTCTGACAGCAGGGGAGTTTACTtgcaagctgctgctgctgcaggctggCTGGTTTCTGAGAAGACCTCCTGCTGACTGCATGGCTGCAGAGCAAGTGTGATATTTAAGTGTCACTACATGAGGAATCCCTGTGTCTTCAACCTTGTAACTTGTTGTCTTATAAACATGTGTACTGCTTTGAAGCATTGCACGTGGTGTCTGAGAAGAAGCTTTGAAGCTCATATGATAATCAGTCACATTTAAGACAACATGTCACTTAAATTATCATgcaacttttaactttttaatgtCAATGCATCAATCAGCCTCTGAGGTATTTTCATGTCTCCTATCATGACATAGATATCTCACCTTAGCAGCATATTCTTGTGTTCACATTCTGGTCACTTTTTGTGACACAATGTGTGTTATTACCAGCAATGCATGTTATATTATAATGTCTAtaaggcgcacacacacaactagCAACTGTTAATATAAAATCCAAAGGAATCTAATTTCTTATTCGTTTCCCTCTTGTTCATTCTTACTGCCGCTTTTATGTGTAAGAGGCATGACTGCTCGCTGGGCTTGTAGATGTGgtcagcttgtcagtcttgacagattttgcgCCTGAATTAGCAACTGTATCTTATTGTGTTGTCACATGATCCAACGGAGATTTGACATTAGGCAACATTAACAAACATGTTACCCAATAATCATCATTGCAGACCTGTAAATGACAACAATATCAAAGAGAAtaaaaaattattcatttaatagAATTTTTAATGTGTAGTTTATTCAGAGTTTTATGGGGGTTTTTTTAGAATAAGCGTTTAATTTTGTCATACattgctactgactattttacctaaaaaggaaaagaaaattatgatggacaTGAGTTTGAATTTTATAgtaaatggcaccatttttaattcAGTATGAGTTTTTATAAACACAGGTGTAgttccaaggtggcaatctgaatcatcATGCAGGCCCCCCACCACACggccccagtgcaacagcactgcctgcactgtctatatttacgcccctggctgGGTATGGTTTGAATCGACATCACAGTTTTAATAAGAATATTTATCTTGTATTGATGTATGTATCATGATTTGGCAAATGTGTGCAAAATGAAACGCACTGAAACACTGGATGAGCCCAAGctctttaaaaactttaaaacctAATATTagttaataaaaaaagacacctTGCTGCACTGACACTTGCATTCCCCCTGGTATCTGTATATCTGCTTAAAATTATTAGTTTAACAACAGACTTTTGTAAAACTAAAACATCAAATGATATCATTTAACCTAATTTTCTCAGCCTTACTTTCTGGGAGAC from Epinephelus moara isolate mb chromosome 8, YSFRI_EMoa_1.0, whole genome shotgun sequence includes these protein-coding regions:
- the mrpl1 gene encoding 39S ribosomal protein L1, mitochondrial; this translates as MATCTRSVWKVLAGCQRQLLRAGAPAYTGISPTAQRNLPVRTFAAVKAQKEEDTEKAKKPRVVIDDKDRHKPFGKTAWAPVDDVYVMRFYPQAIYDAGDAIDMLKNFQKLDFAPHNQPVYIDLRLDMKLEKKKKVDPFVSTLTLPHPFKTEMNKVLVFTEDANLVKVAQENGAMLAGGVELMQPILDDEISADFYIAVPEILPKILPLKNKLRKKFPKSRRGTVGVQISKMLELFKTGHEYMVESNCFVRTQIGTLDMPKEHIFANLQTILIDVCSHRPAKMGPFIERAIIASHTSEALWFKSEDVLPTPEEEE